The DNA region GCTATCTCGCAGCACGCACTACTACAGGAGCAAGCAGCCTTCGGCAGAGGCGAAGAAGGAGGCGGCAGATCTCAGGGATCGGATTGAGCAGGTTGTGGTGGAGCATCCCCGCTATGGGTATCGGCGGGTGACCCATGAGCTTAAGCGGGAGGGATGGAAGGTCAATCACAAGCGGGTGGCCCGCATCATGCGGCAGGAGTCCTTGCAGTGTCAGGTGAAGCGCAGGTGGGTAAAGACCACCGACAGCGATCACAGCTATCGGGTCTATCCCAACCGGCTTGAGGGACTTGAGGTGGTAAGGCCCAACCAGGTCTGGGTGGCTGACATCACTTATATTCGGATCTTGACGGGGTTTCTGTATTTGGCGGTGCTTTTGGATCTTTTCTCCAGAAAGGTTATCGGCTGGGCGCTCTCTGAGCGTATTGACGCAGAGCTTACTTTGGCCGCTTTGGAGATGGCCGTGGAGGAAAGAGAGCCTGCTGCGGGTTGCATCCATCATTCGGATCGTGGGGTGCAGTACGCTTGCCATGCTTACGTGGAGGAGCTTAAGGCGGCTGGCATGA from Candidatus Obscuribacterales bacterium includes:
- a CDS encoding IS3 family transposase, with the protein product MAHHRQEFGSIQRGCEVMGLSRSTHYYRSKQPSAEAKKEAADLRDRIEQVVVEHPRYGYRRVTHELKREGWKVNHKRVARIMRQESLQCQVKRRWVKTTDSDHSYRVYPNRLEGLEVVRPNQVWVADITYIRILTGFLYLAVLLDLFSRKVIGWALSERIDAELTLAALEMAVEEREPAAGCIHHSDRGVQYACHAYVEELKAAGMMISMAGKGNPYENAVAESFIKTLKYEEVYLWDYQTIEDVTKRIPYFLEEVYNQKRLHSALGYVTPNEYEQAWLARVA